The following proteins come from a genomic window of Panicum hallii strain FIL2 chromosome 8, PHallii_v3.1, whole genome shotgun sequence:
- the LOC112901891 gene encoding GDSL esterase/lipase CPRD49 isoform X2, whose amino-acid sequence MLGGRPVFVLFGSSIVQYSFSNGGWGAALADIYARKADILLRGYIGWNTRRALQVMDKVFPKDSPVQPSLVIVYFGGNDSIAAHSSGLGPHVPIDEYIDNMRKIAEHLKSLSEKTRVIFLSCPPLNEEMLRTSTSTILSEIVRTNATCRLYSDACVALCKEMNLKVVDLWHAMQKREDWMTACFTDGLHLSEEGSNIVVEEILKVLKEADWDPCLHWKALPTEFAEDSPYDLVSSSGDATVNPSEWTIHRKIPWD is encoded by the exons ATGCTCGGAGGCCGGCCGGTGTTCGTGCTGTTCGGCTCCTCCATCGTGCAGTACAGCTTCAGCAACGGCGGATGGGGCGCCGCGCTCGCCGACATCTACGCCCGCAAG GCTGATATCTTGCTTAGAGGATATATCGGCTGGAACACAAGGCGGGCCCTTCAAGTCATGGACAAAGTGTTTCCTAAG GATTCACCAGTGCAGCCATCTCTGGTAATAGTTTACTTTGGTGGAAATGACTCCATTGCTGCCCACTCGTCTGGTCTGGGGCCTCACGTGCCGATAGATGAGTACATAGACAACATGAGAAAGATTGCGGAGCACCTGAAG AGCTTATCCGAGAAGACCCGTGTTATCTTCCTGAGCTGTCCACCTCTGAACGAGGAGATGCTTCGCACATCAACCAG CACTATACTGAGCGAGATCGTGCGGACCAACGCAACCTGCCGCTTGTACTCGGACGcctgtgtagctctgtgtaaagaGATGAACCTGAAGGTGGTTGATCTGTGGCATGCCATGCAGAAGAGGGAGGACTGGATGACGGCGTGCTTTAC CGATGGCCTGCATCTGTCTGAAGAGGGGAGCAACATCGTGGTGGAAGAGATCCTCAAGGTGCTCAAGGAGGCAGATTGGGACCCGTGCCTGCACTGGAAGGCGTTGCCGACGGAGTTCGCGGAGGACTCGCCCTACGACCTCGTCTCCTCCAGCGGCGACGCCACCGTGAACCCCTCGGAGTGGACCATCCACAGGAAGATACCATGGGACTGA
- the LOC112901891 gene encoding GDSL esterase/lipase CPRD49 isoform X1, with amino-acid sequence MLGGRPVFVLFGSSIVQYSFSNGGWGAALADIYARKADILLRGYIGWNTRRALQVMDKVFPKDSPVQPSLVIVYFGGNDSIAAHSSGLGPHVPIDEYIDNMRKIAEHLKSLSEKTRVIFLSCPPLNEEMLRTSTSSTILSEIVRTNATCRLYSDACVALCKEMNLKVVDLWHAMQKREDWMTACFTDGLHLSEEGSNIVVEEILKVLKEADWDPCLHWKALPTEFAEDSPYDLVSSSGDATVNPSEWTIHRKIPWD; translated from the exons ATGCTCGGAGGCCGGCCGGTGTTCGTGCTGTTCGGCTCCTCCATCGTGCAGTACAGCTTCAGCAACGGCGGATGGGGCGCCGCGCTCGCCGACATCTACGCCCGCAAG GCTGATATCTTGCTTAGAGGATATATCGGCTGGAACACAAGGCGGGCCCTTCAAGTCATGGACAAAGTGTTTCCTAAG GATTCACCAGTGCAGCCATCTCTGGTAATAGTTTACTTTGGTGGAAATGACTCCATTGCTGCCCACTCGTCTGGTCTGGGGCCTCACGTGCCGATAGATGAGTACATAGACAACATGAGAAAGATTGCGGAGCACCTGAAG AGCTTATCCGAGAAGACCCGTGTTATCTTCCTGAGCTGTCCACCTCTGAACGAGGAGATGCTTCGCACATCAACCAG CAGCACTATACTGAGCGAGATCGTGCGGACCAACGCAACCTGCCGCTTGTACTCGGACGcctgtgtagctctgtgtaaagaGATGAACCTGAAGGTGGTTGATCTGTGGCATGCCATGCAGAAGAGGGAGGACTGGATGACGGCGTGCTTTAC CGATGGCCTGCATCTGTCTGAAGAGGGGAGCAACATCGTGGTGGAAGAGATCCTCAAGGTGCTCAAGGAGGCAGATTGGGACCCGTGCCTGCACTGGAAGGCGTTGCCGACGGAGTTCGCGGAGGACTCGCCCTACGACCTCGTCTCCTCCAGCGGCGACGCCACCGTGAACCCCTCGGAGTGGACCATCCACAGGAAGATACCATGGGACTGA
- the LOC112902765 gene encoding probable pyridoxal 5'-phosphate synthase subunit PDX1.1: MASDGTGVVALYGGGSGNNKVKVVDASSKSPAAATFSVKVGLAQMLRGGVIMDVVTPEQARVAEEAGACAVMALERVPADIRAQGGVARMSDPGLIRDIKRAVTIPVMAKARIGHFVEAQILEAIGVDYVDESEVLTPADDAHHINKHNFRVPFVCGCRDLGEALRRIREGAAMIRTKGEAGTGNVVEAVRHVRSVMGDVRALRNMDDDEVFAYAKRIAAPYDLVMQTKQLGRLPVVQFAAGGVATPADAALMMQLGCDGVFVGSGIFKSGDPARRARAIVQAVTHYSDPEILADVSSGLGEAMVGINLSDPKVERYAARSE; the protein is encoded by the coding sequence ATGGCTTCCGATGGCACCGGCGTCGTGGCCCTCTACGGCGGGGGCAGCGGCAACAACAAGGTCAAGGTCGTCGACGCCTCCTCCAAGTCCccagccgccgccaccttctccGTCAAGGTCGGCCTGGCGCAGATGCTGCGCGGCGGGGTCATCATGGACGTCGTCACTCCGGAGCAGGCGCGCGTCGCCGAGGAGGCTGGGGCCTGCGCCGTCATGGCGCTGGAGCGGGTCCCCGCCGACATCCGCGCGCAGGGGGGCGTGGCCCGCATGTCCGACCCGGGCCTCATCCGCGACATCAAGCGCGCCGTCACCATCCCGGTCATGGCCAAGGCGCGCATCGGCCACTTCGTCGAGGCCCAGATCCTCGAGGCCATCGGCGTCGACTACGTGGACGAGAGCGAGGTGCTCACCCCCGCCGACGACGCGCACCACATCAACAAGCACAACTTCCGCGTCCCCTTCGTCTGCGGCTGCCGCGACCTCGGGGAGGCGCTGCGCCGCATCCGCGAGGGCGCCGCCATGATCCGCACCAAGGGCGAGGCCGGCACGGGCAACGTCGTCGAGGCCGTGCGCCACGTCCGCTCCGTCATGGGGGACGTCCGCGCGCTGCGCAACATGGACGACGACGAGGTCTTCGCCTACGCCAAGCGCATCGCCGCGCCCTACGACCTCGTCATGCAGACCAAGCAGCTGGGCCGCCTCCCCGTCGTCCAGTTCGCCGCCGGGGGAGTCGCCACCCCCGCCGACGCGGCGCTCATGATGCAGCTCGGCTGCGACGGCGTCTTCGTCGGCTCGGGAATCTTCAAGAGCGGCgaccccgcgcgccgcgcccgcgccatCGTGCAGGCCGTCACGCACTACAGCGACCCGGAGATCCTCGCCGACGTCAGCTCAGGGCTCGGGGAGGCAATGGTCGGGATCAACCTCTCCGACCCAAAAGTGGAGCGCTACGCCGCGCGCTCCGAGTAG